One region of Streptomyces rishiriensis genomic DNA includes:
- a CDS encoding ABC transporter ATP-binding protein — protein MYTLTGVTKRYTRGKETVEALRGIDLTIADGDQLVIQGPTGGGKSTLLQMIGGLDRPSEGSVELDGVDLARISEAKLTRLRAEKIGIIFQSFNLIPTLTAQENVETALVPLGVKPAERRERAAEALRSVGLAERLTHAPAELSGGQQQRVAIARALVKKPKVLLADEPTGNLDEGMRDEIMEVLEGLWHEYGLTFIMVTHDSSIARRAPRLATIKAGRLTLTEQVTARSR, from the coding sequence ATGTACACCCTCACCGGCGTCACCAAGCGCTACACGCGCGGCAAGGAGACGGTCGAGGCGCTGCGCGGCATCGACCTCACCATCGCGGACGGCGACCAGCTCGTCATCCAGGGCCCCACGGGCGGCGGCAAGTCGACCCTGCTCCAGATGATCGGCGGCCTCGACCGCCCGTCGGAGGGCAGCGTCGAGCTGGACGGCGTCGACCTCGCGCGCATCAGCGAGGCGAAGCTGACCCGGCTGCGCGCCGAGAAGATCGGCATCATCTTCCAGTCGTTCAACCTCATCCCGACGCTGACCGCGCAGGAGAACGTCGAGACGGCACTCGTCCCGCTCGGGGTGAAGCCCGCGGAGCGGCGCGAGCGCGCCGCGGAGGCCCTGCGCTCGGTCGGCCTGGCCGAGCGCCTCACGCACGCCCCGGCGGAGCTCTCCGGCGGCCAGCAGCAGCGCGTCGCGATCGCCCGCGCGCTGGTCAAGAAGCCGAAGGTGCTGCTCGCCGACGAGCCCACCGGCAACCTCGACGAGGGCATGCGTGACGAGATCATGGAGGTGCTCGAAGGGCTCTGGCACGAATACGGGCTGACGTTCATCATGGTCACCCACGACTCGTCGATCGCCCGCCGGGCCCCGCGCCTGGCCACCATCAAGGCGGGCCGGCTCACCCTCACGGAACAGGTGACCGCCCGCTCCCGGTGA
- a CDS encoding small ribosomal subunit Rsm22 family protein: protein MNVSVPVSETLRGALTDLLDGLPPKQAGQAVERLIASYRGATPTDAPILRDRADVAAYAAYRMPATFEAVRSALEAFADAVPQWSPGSHVDVGGGTGAATWAVSSTWEGTRPVTVLDWAEPALALGREVAAANPALRGARWQRARIGTALALDPTDLVTVSYVLNELAAPDRAVLVDAAASAAQAVVIVEPGTPDGYARVIEARDRLIAAGFRVAAPCPHSAACPIVPGTDWCHFSARVSRSSLHRQVKGGSLPYEDEKFSYVAAARFPVSPASSRVVRRPQIRKGQVLLDLCETEERLSRTTVTKKHGDLYRAARDADWGDTWPPAP, encoded by the coding sequence GTGAACGTCTCCGTACCCGTTTCCGAGACCCTCCGCGGTGCCCTGACGGACCTGCTCGACGGGCTGCCGCCCAAGCAGGCCGGACAGGCCGTCGAGCGGCTCATCGCCAGCTACCGGGGCGCCACCCCCACCGACGCCCCCATCCTGCGCGACCGGGCGGACGTGGCCGCGTACGCCGCGTACCGGATGCCGGCGACCTTCGAGGCGGTGCGGTCTGCGCTGGAGGCGTTCGCGGACGCCGTGCCGCAGTGGTCGCCGGGCAGCCATGTGGACGTCGGCGGCGGCACGGGCGCGGCGACCTGGGCGGTGAGTTCCACCTGGGAGGGGACCCGCCCGGTGACCGTGCTCGACTGGGCGGAGCCGGCCCTGGCCCTCGGCCGCGAGGTGGCCGCGGCGAACCCGGCGCTGCGCGGCGCCCGCTGGCAGCGCGCCCGCATCGGCACGGCCCTCGCGCTGGACCCCACGGACCTGGTGACCGTCTCCTATGTCCTCAACGAGCTGGCCGCACCCGACCGGGCGGTGCTGGTGGACGCCGCCGCGTCGGCCGCGCAGGCCGTGGTGATCGTCGAGCCGGGCACCCCGGACGGCTACGCCCGGGTGATCGAGGCCCGCGACCGGCTGATCGCCGCCGGGTTCCGGGTCGCCGCGCCCTGCCCGCACAGCGCGGCCTGTCCGATCGTGCCCGGCACGGACTGGTGCCACTTCTCGGCGCGGGTCAGCCGCTCCTCCCTGCACCGGCAGGTCAAGGGCGGCTCGCTGCCCTACGAGGACGAGAAGTTCAGCTACGTCGCGGCCGCCCGCTTCCCCGTCTCACCCGCCTCCTCCCGGGTGGTGCGACGGCCGCAGATCCGCAAGGGCCAGGTGCTCCTCGACCTGTGCGAGACCGAGGAGCGGCTGAGCCGTACGACGGTGACGAAGAAGCACGGCGACCTGTACCGGGCGGCCCGGGACGCCGACTGGGGCGACACCTGGCCGCCGGCCCCGTGA
- a CDS encoding SDR family oxidoreductase encodes MNAENTENAENARDTPAAGRSTGRSAGRTKIAVVTGAGSGIGRAVSVELLRAGWSVALAGRRAAALEATAALVPEGTCLAVRTDVSRPEEVTALFDAVRDRFGRLDLLFNNAGTFGPGGVPFEELPYDAWRHVVDTNLNGAFLCAQGAYRQMKEQDPRGGRIINNGSVSAHTPRPLSAPYTATKHALTGLTKSLSLDGRAYGIAVGQIDIGNAATDMTARMRTGALQANGETAPEPVMDVADVARTVRHMAELPLEANVQFATVLATAMPYVGRG; translated from the coding sequence ATGAACGCCGAGAACACAGAGAATGCCGAGAACGCCCGGGACACCCCGGCCGCCGGCCGATCCACCGGTCGATCCGCCGGTCGGACGAAGATCGCGGTCGTCACCGGCGCCGGTTCCGGGATCGGACGGGCGGTGTCCGTGGAACTGCTGCGCGCGGGCTGGTCGGTGGCGCTGGCCGGACGGCGCGCCGCGGCCCTGGAGGCGACGGCCGCGCTGGTGCCCGAGGGCACGTGTCTCGCCGTGCGGACGGACGTCTCGCGCCCGGAGGAGGTGACGGCCCTCTTCGACGCCGTACGGGACCGCTTCGGGCGGCTGGACCTGCTGTTCAACAACGCGGGCACGTTCGGGCCGGGTGGCGTGCCGTTCGAGGAACTCCCCTACGACGCCTGGCGGCACGTGGTGGACACCAACCTCAACGGGGCCTTCCTGTGCGCGCAGGGGGCGTACCGGCAGATGAAGGAGCAGGATCCCCGGGGCGGCCGGATCATCAACAACGGCTCCGTCTCGGCGCACACGCCCCGCCCGCTGTCCGCGCCCTACACGGCGACCAAGCACGCTCTCACCGGTCTGACGAAGTCCCTCTCGCTGGACGGCCGTGCGTACGGCATCGCGGTCGGACAGATCGACATCGGCAACGCGGCCACCGACATGACGGCGCGGATGCGGACGGGCGCGTTGCAGGCGAACGGCGAGACCGCGCCGGAACCGGTGATGGACGTCGCCGATGTGGCGCGCACGGTGCGGCACATGGCGGAACTGCCGCTGGAGGCGAACGTGCAGTTCGCGACGGTGCTGGCGACGGCGATGCCGTACGTGGGACGGGGGTGA
- a CDS encoding alkaline phosphatase D family protein — MTPAAHHSQHAPELRATARHLGRRRFLTGTAAAAALAFTVNLPAAGTAAAAELDPARLTDDPFTLGVASGDPLPGSVLLWTRLAPAPYQADGGLPAERVTVHWELARDETFRRPVRRGTTLAHPEFGHSVHVQVDGLENDRVYYYRFKAGAWISRTGRTRTAPAPGARTAALTVGVVSCQRYDQGYFTAYKHLAEDDVDFVLHLGDYLYEYAVSGVGGARAYPAGTVPAVYGHEMVTLDDYRLKYALYKSDPDLLAAHAAHPFVVTWDDHETENNYAGAVSENDDPAEEFLIRRAAAYRAYWENQPLRRPQLPDGPDLRLYRRLHWGRLARFDVLDTRQYRSDQAYGDGWRVPGPESEDPGRTLTGAAQERWLIDGWHRSRALWNVVPQQVTFAQRYNSTTVPSQVSMDSWDGYPASRERVLAGAQAAGVENLMVLTGDVHVHYGFDIKRDFADQASKTLGTEIVTSSISSGGNGSAKPANWGAFMAANPHLKYYNGLRGYATVSFGRDLARADFKTVPYVTTQGAPLTTAASFVTEVGDQGLKPA; from the coding sequence ATGACACCCGCAGCCCACCACTCCCAGCACGCCCCCGAACTCCGCGCCACCGCTCGCCACCTGGGGCGCCGCCGCTTCCTCACCGGCACCGCGGCCGCCGCCGCGCTCGCCTTCACGGTGAACCTGCCCGCCGCCGGTACCGCGGCCGCCGCCGAACTCGACCCGGCACGGCTCACCGACGACCCCTTCACCCTCGGCGTCGCCTCCGGCGACCCGCTGCCCGGCTCCGTCCTCCTGTGGACCCGCCTCGCGCCCGCCCCGTACCAGGCGGACGGCGGACTGCCCGCCGAGCGGGTCACCGTGCACTGGGAACTGGCCCGCGACGAGACCTTCCGCAGACCCGTCAGGCGCGGCACCACGCTCGCGCACCCGGAGTTCGGTCACAGCGTGCACGTCCAGGTCGACGGCCTCGAGAACGACCGCGTGTACTACTACCGCTTCAAGGCGGGCGCCTGGATCAGCCGCACCGGCCGTACCCGGACCGCTCCCGCCCCCGGTGCCCGGACCGCCGCCCTGACCGTCGGCGTGGTCTCCTGCCAGCGCTACGACCAGGGCTACTTCACCGCGTACAAGCACCTCGCCGAGGACGACGTGGACTTCGTCCTGCACCTCGGCGACTACCTCTACGAGTACGCCGTCAGCGGCGTCGGCGGCGCCCGCGCCTACCCGGCCGGGACCGTGCCCGCCGTCTACGGCCACGAGATGGTGACGCTGGACGACTACCGCCTCAAGTACGCGCTGTACAAGTCCGACCCCGACCTGCTGGCCGCGCACGCCGCCCACCCGTTCGTCGTCACCTGGGACGACCACGAGACCGAGAACAACTACGCGGGCGCGGTGTCGGAGAACGACGACCCGGCCGAGGAGTTCCTCATCCGCCGGGCCGCCGCCTACCGGGCCTACTGGGAGAACCAGCCGCTGCGCCGCCCGCAGCTCCCCGACGGCCCCGACCTCAGGCTCTACCGTCGCCTGCACTGGGGCCGGCTCGCCCGCTTCGACGTCCTCGACACCCGCCAGTACCGCTCCGACCAGGCGTACGGCGACGGCTGGCGGGTTCCCGGGCCCGAGTCGGAGGACCCGGGGCGCACCCTGACCGGCGCTGCCCAGGAACGGTGGCTGATCGACGGCTGGCACCGCTCCCGCGCCCTGTGGAACGTGGTCCCGCAACAGGTCACCTTCGCGCAGCGGTACAACTCCACCACCGTGCCCTCGCAGGTCTCCATGGATTCCTGGGACGGCTACCCGGCCTCCCGGGAGCGGGTCCTGGCGGGCGCGCAGGCCGCCGGCGTCGAGAACCTGATGGTCCTGACCGGCGACGTCCACGTGCACTACGGGTTCGACATCAAGCGGGACTTCGCCGACCAGGCGTCGAAGACCCTCGGCACGGAGATCGTCACCTCGTCGATCTCCAGCGGCGGCAACGGGTCCGCCAAGCCCGCCAACTGGGGCGCCTTCATGGCCGCCAACCCGCACCTGAAGTACTACAACGGCCTGCGCGGCTACGCGACCGTCTCGTTCGGCCGCGACCTCGCCCGCGCCGACTTCAAAACCGTCCCGTACGTCACCACGCAGGGCGCCCCCCTCACCACGGCCGCCTCCTTCGTGACGGAGGTCGGCGACCAGGGGCTCAAGCCCGCCTGA
- a CDS encoding ABC transporter permease: MFGIYLKRELGRRKKAALVIALGLALGIALVITVNSVSAGMTQAQDKVLQSLYGLGTDMTVTKARTAPSADSSGGPRFEFDAKGEDDDDTEQSSDRVSTQGGQALKAALVTQVADQKGVAAAVGALTLNVTKVDGSFTQGKAQSSTSGSSGSQGGPGGSGGGSTAAPQVQGGGASFDVNSYSVAGVDVTDQDLGPLASSKISSGVTFTSAQTDAKVAVVSKSYAKENSYKVGSTLTISSTKYKIIGIATPDSSDSTTDVYLPLKQAQTLADAADQVTTIYVKAIDSQQIDTVKATIQKNISGTTVTTSADLAETVSGSLSTASDLATSVGKWLSIAVLVAAFLVAALLTSSAVSRRVREFGTLKALGWPSRRVTRQVVGESMVNGLLGGALGIGLGLAAAYTVTAISPKLTAELGNTGGGGGTGGGPGGGGPGQQSASNTMEIALSAPVSVTTIALAVGLAVTGGLIAGAMGGWRASRMRPADALRSVS, from the coding sequence ATGTTTGGCATCTATCTCAAGCGTGAACTGGGCCGGCGCAAGAAGGCCGCCCTGGTCATCGCACTGGGTCTGGCGCTCGGAATCGCGCTGGTCATCACCGTCAACTCGGTGTCGGCCGGCATGACACAGGCTCAGGACAAGGTCCTTCAGTCGTTGTACGGCCTCGGCACCGACATGACCGTCACCAAGGCCCGCACGGCGCCCTCGGCCGACAGCTCCGGCGGCCCCAGATTCGAATTCGACGCGAAGGGCGAGGACGACGACGACACGGAGCAGAGCTCGGACCGTGTCTCGACGCAGGGGGGCCAGGCCCTGAAGGCCGCGCTCGTCACGCAGGTCGCCGATCAGAAGGGCGTGGCGGCCGCGGTCGGCGCCCTCACCCTGAACGTCACCAAGGTCGACGGCTCCTTCACCCAGGGCAAGGCCCAGAGCTCCACCAGCGGAAGCAGCGGCAGCCAGGGCGGCCCCGGCGGCAGCGGCGGCGGGTCCACCGCGGCCCCGCAGGTGCAGGGCGGCGGCGCCTCCTTCGACGTCAACTCGTACTCGGTGGCCGGTGTCGACGTCACCGACCAGGACCTCGGCCCGCTGGCGAGTTCGAAGATCTCCTCGGGCGTGACGTTCACGTCGGCGCAGACCGACGCCAAGGTCGCCGTCGTCAGCAAGTCGTACGCCAAGGAGAACTCGTACAAGGTCGGTTCGACGCTGACGATCTCCAGCACCAAGTACAAGATCATCGGTATCGCCACCCCGGACAGCAGCGACTCCACCACGGACGTCTACCTGCCGCTCAAGCAGGCGCAGACCCTCGCCGACGCGGCGGACCAGGTCACCACCATCTACGTCAAGGCGATCGACTCCCAGCAGATCGACACCGTCAAGGCGACGATCCAGAAGAACATCTCCGGCACGACCGTGACGACCTCCGCCGACCTCGCGGAAACCGTCTCCGGTTCCCTCTCCACCGCCTCCGACCTGGCGACCAGCGTCGGCAAGTGGCTGTCGATCGCCGTCCTCGTCGCCGCGTTCCTGGTCGCCGCGCTGCTCACCTCCTCGGCGGTGTCCCGCCGGGTGCGCGAGTTCGGCACCCTGAAGGCGCTCGGCTGGCCCAGCCGCCGGGTGACCCGGCAGGTCGTCGGCGAGTCCATGGTCAACGGCCTCCTCGGCGGCGCCCTCGGCATCGGCCTGGGCCTGGCGGCCGCGTACACGGTCACCGCGATCAGCCCGAAGCTGACCGCCGAACTCGGCAACACCGGCGGCGGTGGCGGCACGGGCGGCGGACCCGGCGGCGGCGGTCCCGGTCAGCAGTCCGCGTCGAACACGATGGAGATCGCCCTCTCGGCCCCCGTCTCCGTCACCACGATCGCGCTCGCGGTGGGCCTGGCGGTCACCGGCGGTCTGATCGCCGGCGCGATGGGCGGCTGGCGCGCCTCCCGGATGCGCCCGGCGGACGCCCTGCGCAGCGTCTCCTAG
- a CDS encoding nuclear transport factor 2 family protein, producing MAIQIDRLSDPAVRAFVAAVNAHDEEAFRGLLTPDATMADDGSDRDLAQWTDREIFSSHGHMDVTKESDGGRSLIADYRNDTWGEMRTRWSFVVEADGRISRFETGQA from the coding sequence ATGGCGATCCAGATCGACAGACTCAGCGACCCGGCCGTGCGGGCCTTCGTCGCCGCCGTCAACGCCCATGACGAGGAGGCGTTCCGCGGCCTGCTCACCCCCGACGCGACCATGGCGGACGACGGCTCCGACCGTGACCTCGCCCAGTGGACCGACCGGGAGATCTTCTCCTCCCACGGCCATATGGACGTCACCAAGGAGTCGGACGGCGGGCGTTCCCTCATCGCGGACTACCGCAACGACACCTGGGGCGAGATGCGGACCCGGTGGAGCTTCGTGGTCGAGGCCGACGGCCGGATCTCCCGTTTCGAGACCGGTCAGGCGTAG
- a CDS encoding MazG-like family protein produces MSPISPISPSDPAGSPDPTDLWATVDALWTWLDSRSAHRGREGLLLRVLKLSEEVGEVAQAVIGATGQNPRKGVSHTWEDVQAELCDVAITALVALRTLTPQAEAVFAEHLARVEERSVGRAVERSVERAGEDGAGVR; encoded by the coding sequence ATGAGCCCCATCAGCCCCATCAGCCCCAGCGACCCTGCCGGTTCTCCCGATCCCACCGATCTCTGGGCCACCGTCGACGCCCTGTGGACCTGGCTGGACAGCCGCTCGGCGCACCGCGGCCGCGAGGGCCTGCTGCTGCGCGTGCTGAAGCTGTCGGAGGAGGTCGGCGAGGTCGCGCAGGCGGTCATCGGCGCGACCGGCCAGAACCCCCGCAAGGGCGTCAGCCACACGTGGGAGGACGTACAGGCCGAACTGTGCGACGTGGCCATCACGGCGCTGGTCGCGCTGCGCACGCTCACCCCGCAGGCGGAGGCGGTGTTCGCTGAGCATCTGGCGCGCGTGGAAGAACGGTCGGTGGGGCGTGCGGTGGAGCGGTCGGTGGAGCGTGCGGGTGAGGACGGGGCAGGCGTGCGCTGA
- a CDS encoding DoxX family membrane protein, protein MTCYDRRDLGLLLLRLGTGGVLAAHGAQKLFGWFGGHGLEGTGQFMESVGYAPGKASATAAGLAEAGGGTLLALGLATPAAGAAAAGAMAGASAVHVPNGFFAQSGGYEHAASLGLAAAGLAITGPGRLSLDHALGHTVDRRWMVPVALSVTAAVTTVVVGMRNKRLRSQEEGEQEALFEE, encoded by the coding sequence GTGACCTGTTACGACCGTCGTGATCTGGGACTGCTGCTGCTCCGGCTCGGCACCGGCGGAGTGCTGGCGGCCCACGGCGCGCAGAAACTGTTCGGCTGGTTCGGCGGACACGGCCTGGAGGGGACCGGCCAGTTCATGGAGTCCGTCGGGTACGCCCCCGGCAAGGCCAGCGCGACGGCGGCGGGCCTCGCGGAAGCCGGCGGCGGCACGCTGCTGGCGCTGGGCCTGGCCACCCCGGCGGCGGGCGCGGCGGCGGCCGGCGCGATGGCGGGCGCGTCCGCGGTGCACGTCCCCAACGGCTTCTTCGCGCAGAGCGGCGGCTACGAGCACGCGGCCTCCCTGGGCCTGGCCGCCGCGGGCCTCGCCATCACCGGTCCCGGCCGCCTCTCCCTCGACCACGCCCTCGGCCACACGGTCGACCGCCGCTGGATGGTCCCGGTGGCGCTCAGCGTGACGGCGGCGGTCACGACGGTGGTCGTCGGCATGCGGAACAAGCGGCTGCGCAGCCAGGAGGAGGGCGAGCAGGAGGCCCTGTTCGAGGAGTAG
- a CDS encoding D-alanyl-D-alanine carboxypeptidase family protein, producing the protein MHAFSRPSPRLSPRLSRRSLLALAATGPLAAAPLAAAPAAAASDVVVGGARLIADGVQANGGGAVPGKLTARAWLLADQDSGEVLASYRAHLRVAPASTLKMLFADTLLGRFERTERHLVTDADLAGIPSGSSLVGVRAGITYTVEQLWQGVFLRSGNDAVQVLARMNGGVAKTVAEMQARAVDLQALDTHVVSPDGYDHEGQLSSAYDLTLFARHGLRDADFRAYCGTRAARFPAGGGKTFRIENTDRLLSGAYGVTPYPGVIGVKNGFTSNAGNTFTGAATRAGRTLVVTVLHPKSGHNAVYEETAALLDWGFAQGGSARPVGTLVEALSEGGARAGGSSAGKAPHAGAETSSSAGAGPDGWGALGGAAGAVAVLAGGTYALRRRRSVEAPPAS; encoded by the coding sequence GTGCACGCATTCTCGCGCCCGTCCCCGCGCCTGTCTCCGCGCCTGTCCCGGCGCTCCCTGCTGGCCCTCGCGGCCACCGGGCCCCTGGCCGCCGCACCGCTCGCCGCGGCACCGGCCGCCGCCGCGTCCGACGTGGTGGTCGGCGGTGCACGGCTGATCGCCGACGGCGTCCAGGCGAACGGCGGCGGCGCCGTGCCGGGGAAACTCACCGCCCGGGCCTGGCTGCTCGCCGACCAGGACAGCGGCGAGGTGCTCGCCTCCTACCGCGCGCATCTTCGGGTCGCCCCCGCCTCCACGCTGAAGATGCTGTTCGCGGACACCCTGCTGGGCCGGTTCGAGCGCACCGAGCGCCACCTGGTGACCGACGCGGACCTGGCCGGTATCCCGTCCGGCTCCAGCCTCGTCGGCGTCAGGGCCGGGATCACCTACACCGTCGAGCAGTTGTGGCAGGGCGTGTTCCTGCGGTCGGGCAACGACGCCGTGCAGGTGCTCGCCCGGATGAACGGCGGGGTCGCGAAGACGGTCGCCGAGATGCAGGCGAGAGCGGTCGACCTCCAGGCGCTGGACACCCATGTCGTCAGTCCCGACGGCTACGACCACGAGGGTCAGCTGTCCTCCGCCTACGACCTCACCCTTTTCGCCCGGCACGGGTTGCGTGACGCCGACTTCCGCGCCTACTGCGGCACCAGGGCCGCCCGGTTCCCGGCCGGAGGCGGGAAGACGTTCCGCATCGAGAACACCGACCGGCTGCTGTCGGGCGCCTACGGGGTGACGCCGTACCCGGGCGTGATCGGTGTGAAGAACGGCTTCACCAGCAACGCCGGCAACACCTTCACCGGCGCCGCGACCCGCGCGGGGCGCACCCTGGTCGTCACCGTGCTGCATCCGAAGAGCGGCCACAACGCCGTCTACGAGGAGACGGCCGCGCTGCTCGACTGGGGTTTCGCGCAGGGCGGTTCGGCACGGCCGGTGGGGACGCTGGTCGAGGCGTTGAGCGAGGGCGGGGCCAGGGCGGGCGGCTCGTCCGCGGGAAAGGCGCCGCATGCCGGGGCGGAGACATCGTCGTCGGCCGGTGCGGGGCCGGACGGCTGGGGCGCGCTCGGCGGGGCCGCGGGAGCGGTGGCGGTGCTCGCGGGCGGGACGTACGCGCTGCGCCGGCGTCGTTCCGTCGAGGCGCCGCCCGCGAGCTGA
- a CDS encoding bifunctional serine/threonine-protein kinase/ABC transporter substrate-binding protein — MEPLRSSDPARVAEHRLLGRLGAGGMGVVYLARTPAGALVALKVLLAEYAEEPGFKERFRREVEVARRVDSPWVVPLVDAEPDAEAPWLATAFVPGPSLGEAVAAYGPLTEGGLRLLGARLAEALGEVHRAGLVHRDLKPGNVLVAHDGPRLIDFGIARAPEDRTLTETGMVVGTPGYLSPEQAEGRSGDGIGPASDVFSLGCVLAFAATGRAPFGSGAVDALLYRAVHDPADLDGVPAGLLDVLGRCLEKDPARRPDAEELVRELTADDAPSDGEVADWLPEPVTRLIAERSAAALALPDIEHTLAPSDAPSDTGPAEPDPHETSGPAEPQDARPAGRRRFLLLAGGAGVLAAGGGGAWWAAARDDGSGGGTPAAAASSRRPVHTIALHGDLSGPHRDIGRAQERGLRLAVAEFNARGDAPFTVKVRAGDDGGDPTTSARLAAELTNDPAVLAVVGPTTDATGQTALSKYDAGLLPVVGVSPGTTTLSIQGFRSFLHARLPDAVLSFYVGNYLRGIARSRKVGVVVDRPAGNYGTDMGSALSNSLGDVGQPSVPEVVSAMRRDFGSAVQAVLSAGADSVFFAGLPDRGALIAATLRERAFQGARVSGPALLDGRFLTQAQEAAEGWVMVAPVIDADRKPEAKKFAAAYRERFREAPPRYAAEAYDVTGMLLTALSKLPSKSRTRENLLTAVRDGKYQGITKSFAFQKKTGMIVIDGTGGYLWRVEQGDFVYGGPAPLTV; from the coding sequence ATGGAACCGCTGCGTTCGTCCGATCCCGCCCGTGTCGCGGAGCACCGTCTGCTCGGGCGGCTCGGCGCCGGAGGCATGGGTGTGGTGTACCTGGCACGGACACCGGCCGGCGCGCTGGTGGCGCTGAAGGTGCTGCTCGCCGAGTACGCCGAGGAGCCGGGCTTCAAGGAGCGGTTCCGCCGTGAGGTCGAGGTCGCCCGGCGGGTCGACAGTCCCTGGGTGGTGCCGCTGGTGGACGCCGAGCCGGACGCCGAGGCGCCGTGGCTGGCGACGGCGTTCGTGCCCGGCCCTTCGCTGGGCGAGGCGGTGGCCGCGTACGGACCCCTGACCGAGGGCGGGCTCCGGCTGCTCGGCGCCCGGCTGGCGGAGGCGCTGGGCGAGGTGCACCGGGCCGGGCTGGTGCACCGGGATCTGAAGCCGGGCAATGTCCTGGTCGCCCATGACGGGCCGCGGCTCATCGACTTCGGCATCGCCCGCGCACCGGAGGACAGGACGCTCACCGAGACCGGGATGGTGGTCGGCACGCCCGGCTATCTGTCGCCCGAGCAGGCGGAGGGGCGCAGCGGGGACGGCATCGGCCCGGCGAGCGACGTGTTCTCCCTCGGCTGTGTCCTGGCGTTCGCGGCGACCGGCCGGGCGCCGTTCGGCAGCGGAGCGGTCGACGCCCTGCTGTACCGGGCCGTGCACGATCCGGCGGACCTCGACGGGGTGCCCGCGGGCCTGCTCGACGTGCTGGGCCGCTGCCTGGAGAAGGATCCGGCCCGGCGCCCGGACGCCGAGGAACTGGTGCGGGAACTGACGGCGGACGACGCTCCGTCGGACGGGGAGGTGGCCGACTGGCTGCCCGAGCCGGTCACCCGGCTGATCGCCGAGCGCTCGGCCGCCGCGCTCGCGCTGCCGGACATCGAGCACACGCTGGCGCCGTCCGACGCGCCGTCCGATACCGGCCCGGCGGAGCCCGACCCCCACGAGACGTCCGGGCCGGCGGAGCCACAGGACGCCCGTCCGGCCGGCCGGCGCCGTTTCCTGCTGCTCGCCGGTGGGGCCGGGGTACTGGCGGCGGGCGGCGGCGGTGCCTGGTGGGCGGCCGCCCGGGACGACGGTTCGGGCGGCGGCACCCCGGCCGCCGCCGCGTCCTCGCGCCGCCCGGTGCACACCATCGCGCTGCACGGCGACCTCAGCGGCCCGCACCGTGACATCGGCAGGGCCCAGGAACGCGGACTACGGCTGGCCGTCGCGGAGTTCAACGCGCGCGGCGACGCCCCCTTCACCGTCAAGGTCAGGGCCGGCGACGACGGAGGCGATCCGACGACCTCGGCCCGGCTCGCCGCGGAACTCACGAACGATCCGGCGGTCCTCGCCGTGGTCGGTCCGACCACCGACGCCACCGGGCAGACAGCGCTGTCGAAATACGACGCCGGTCTGCTGCCGGTCGTCGGCGTGTCCCCCGGCACGACCACCCTGTCCATCCAGGGCTTCCGCTCGTTCCTGCACGCGCGGCTGCCCGACGCGGTGCTGTCCTTCTACGTCGGCAACTACCTGCGCGGCATCGCGCGGTCGCGCAAGGTCGGCGTCGTCGTCGACCGCCCGGCCGGAAACTACGGTACGGACATGGGCAGTGCTCTCAGCAACTCGCTCGGCGACGTCGGACAGCCGTCCGTACCGGAAGTGGTCAGCGCGATGCGCCGCGACTTCGGCAGCGCGGTGCAGGCGGTGCTCTCGGCCGGCGCCGACTCCGTGTTCTTCGCCGGCCTGCCCGACCGGGGCGCGTTGATCGCCGCGACGCTGCGGGAGCGCGCCTTCCAGGGGGCGCGCGTGTCCGGCCCGGCACTGCTCGACGGCCGGTTCCTGACGCAGGCTCAGGAGGCGGCCGAGGGTTGGGTGATGGTGGCCCCGGTCATCGACGCCGACCGCAAGCCCGAGGCGAAGAAGTTCGCCGCCGCCTACCGCGAGCGTTTCAGGGAAGCGCCGCCCCGGTACGCGGCGGAGGCCTACGACGTGACCGGGATGCTGCTCACGGCCCTGTCGAAACTGCCGTCGAAGAGCCGTACCCGGGAGAACCTGCTGACGGCCGTGCGGGACGGGAAGTACCAGGGCATCACGAAATCGTTCGCCTTCCAGAAGAAGACCGGCATGATCGTCATCGACGGCACCGGCGGCTACCTCTGGCGGGTGGAGCAGGGCGACTTCGTGTACGGCGGTCCCGCTCCGCTCACCGTCTGA